From a single Ignavibacteria bacterium genomic region:
- a CDS encoding heavy-metal-associated domain-containing protein, producing MKTTELKIDGMSCNHCVMAVKSALMNLGITNSEVEIGKVKIEYDESSIEESQILSAIEEEGYRVIQG from the coding sequence ATGAAGACAACAGAACTTAAAATTGACGGAATGAGCTGCAATCACTGTGTGATGGCGGTAAAAAGTGCACTTATGAACTTGGGGATCACTAATTCCGAAGTTGAAATCGGAAAAGTAAAGATTGAATACGATGAATCTTCGATAGAGGAATCTCAAATTCTCTCTGCGATAGAAGAAGAAGGATACAGAGTGATTCAAGGTTAA
- a CDS encoding YHS domain-containing protein, with the protein MEKESKAKVDKDSEVKIWNAYCPVMGDEVDPETKTVEYKGKTIGFCCGGCIKKFNKDPEKHLKNLGPDGKTYKKN; encoded by the coding sequence ATGGAAAAAGAATCCAAAGCGAAAGTTGACAAAGATTCAGAAGTCAAAATCTGGAATGCATATTGTCCGGTTATGGGGGATGAAGTTGATCCAGAAACCAAGACAGTCGAATACAAGGGGAAGACTATCGGTTTTTGCTGCGGTGGATGTATTAAAAAGTTCAACAAGGATCCTGAAAAACACTTGAAGAATTTAGGTCCGGATGGAAAAACGTATAAAAAGAACTAA
- a CDS encoding efflux RND transporter periplasmic adaptor subunit, with protein sequence MVIIKILKLKMELNMKLLTIIFLVISLITIGCNSDGGDQNAKHTESSEALYYCPMHPNVTSNKPGVCPICHMDLVKKSDSESMSAETENMISLTNSKIIAANVSTVKVRRENISKQISSYSYLDFAEPNRKQITARFNGRIEKLFVDQTGDYIKQGQPLFEVYSPDLVQAQNDYLIALKSKVNTEIALTREPIAEKNPLLESARKKLELFGMTNSQIETLEKTKEIKLTVTYYSPFGGTVIEKKIQEGNYINEGNVLYDVAELSTLWNIAEIYENDLQFVKVGDKVKLKLDSYPNEIFEGRVNLIYPVVNAQTRTVKIRSVFTNRNNKLKPQMYGEGIFETNLGSSLVVPENSVLITGKRNIVWIKFGEGMFEMREVKLGAKYNGMFQILSGLKEGEKVAATGAYLIDSESQLKSGSGSAHQHEGIEQKSDIKIANKTESPEKGSHQIHSPETKKSEEKIFNEVCPILGEPISNKVPVIEYKGKLIGFCCKGCDKKFAADPEKYMKNLSADGKKFIGNIEDEE encoded by the coding sequence ATGGTAATTATTAAAATTTTGAAATTGAAAATGGAGTTAAATATGAAACTATTAACAATAATATTTCTCGTAATAAGTTTGATAACTATTGGATGCAATTCTGATGGCGGCGATCAAAATGCTAAACATACGGAATCATCTGAGGCTCTATACTACTGTCCGATGCATCCGAATGTGACGTCAAACAAACCTGGAGTTTGTCCAATATGTCACATGGATTTGGTAAAAAAATCAGATTCTGAATCAATGTCTGCCGAGACAGAGAATATGATCTCTCTAACGAATTCAAAAATAATCGCAGCAAATGTTTCTACGGTAAAAGTCAGAAGAGAAAATATTAGCAAGCAGATATCTTCTTACAGCTATCTCGATTTTGCAGAGCCAAACCGGAAACAAATAACAGCTCGCTTCAACGGCCGAATTGAAAAACTTTTCGTCGACCAAACCGGCGATTATATTAAGCAAGGACAGCCGCTGTTTGAAGTCTACAGCCCTGATCTAGTGCAAGCTCAGAACGATTACCTAATCGCTCTTAAGTCGAAGGTGAATACTGAAATTGCTTTAACTAGAGAACCCATTGCCGAAAAAAATCCATTATTAGAGTCGGCGAGAAAAAAATTAGAACTGTTTGGAATGACAAACTCGCAAATTGAGACTCTCGAAAAAACGAAAGAAATTAAACTGACGGTCACTTATTATTCTCCATTCGGCGGAACTGTTATCGAGAAAAAAATTCAAGAGGGAAACTATATCAATGAAGGAAACGTTTTATATGACGTAGCCGAGCTTTCAACACTCTGGAACATTGCAGAGATCTACGAAAATGATCTGCAGTTTGTCAAAGTCGGCGATAAAGTTAAACTTAAGCTAGATTCATACCCAAATGAGATTTTTGAAGGAAGAGTTAATTTGATCTATCCGGTCGTTAACGCACAAACTCGTACCGTAAAAATTAGAAGCGTGTTCACTAATCGGAACAATAAATTAAAACCTCAAATGTACGGCGAAGGCATTTTTGAAACGAATCTCGGTTCAAGCCTTGTTGTCCCGGAAAATTCGGTATTAATAACCGGTAAGAGAAACATCGTATGGATAAAATTCGGCGAAGGAATGTTCGAAATGCGCGAAGTTAAACTTGGAGCAAAGTACAACGGTATGTTTCAAATTCTCTCTGGCTTAAAAGAGGGAGAAAAAGTTGCCGCAACCGGAGCTTATTTGATCGATTCCGAAAGTCAATTGAAAAGCGGATCAGGTTCGGCTCATCAGCATGAGGGGATTGAACAGAAATCTGATATAAAAATTGCAAATAAAACAGAATCTCCGGAGAAAGGATCGCATCAAATCCACTCTCCTGAAACAAAAAAGAGTGAGGAAAAAATATTTAATGAGGTTTGTCCAATATTGGGCGAACCAATATCGAACAAAGTTCCGGTAATAGAGTACAAAGGCAAGCTCATCGGATTTTGCTGCAAAGGATGTGATAAAAAATTCGCCGCCGATCCAGAAAAGTATATGAAAAATTTAAGTGCAGATGGGAAAAAATTTATTGGAAATATTGAAGACGAGGAATAA
- a CDS encoding TolC family protein produces the protein MYNGEWKMYKVELKVKRDCSRYNSVISLCTLWLILLFFVPMNLSAQSIDSLITEALINNPQLKALNYKIKASEFKVESTDTYPSPLIGIEFSQVPIDNLNVWDKAVSNNLSISQMFPLGGKVSAMTDVAKKNVRIEQNNFEVYKTSLIAELKMSYFSLWFIDRKIDLQKKNIELLKKLLNSITVLYQVNRINQADLLTIKSEVSSHEVQLIILENQRESEVYKLNKLLGRELSSKDLFAVHKISIPKFEYSEAELLKILSQQNPSLNKMQSMIEMNESEVRANNKELIPDLMLSGMIMRMPRGMLLTSKTPPAMINGYGNIEIMYGVMASINLPFAPWSARKYTAKEEELLAGIKGIEHEKSDMEREMISNLKSALVKLKTSDELINLYSKNVVPSYELAVEAQTSAYQNNQTTINSVIDSYRMLLMQEMNYFMAQADYQMAIAEIEMMVGKELRIED, from the coding sequence ATGTATAATGGAGAATGGAAAATGTATAAAGTAGAATTAAAAGTGAAAAGAGATTGTAGTCGCTATAACTCAGTGATTTCTTTGTGCACTCTGTGGTTAATATTACTCTTTTTTGTTCCGATGAATTTAAGCGCACAAAGTATTGACTCGTTAATTACCGAAGCACTGATAAACAATCCGCAGTTGAAAGCATTAAACTATAAGATAAAAGCTTCTGAGTTTAAAGTTGAATCGACCGATACTTATCCTTCTCCCTTAATCGGGATAGAGTTTTCCCAAGTTCCTATCGATAATTTGAACGTTTGGGACAAAGCGGTTTCAAATAATCTTTCAATCTCTCAAATGTTTCCGCTGGGCGGTAAAGTCAGCGCGATGACTGACGTTGCGAAGAAAAATGTTCGGATTGAACAGAACAATTTCGAAGTTTATAAAACTTCATTGATCGCTGAATTGAAGATGAGCTATTTTTCATTATGGTTTATCGATAGAAAAATTGATTTGCAAAAAAAGAACATTGAACTTTTGAAAAAGCTGCTGAATTCAATCACCGTATTATATCAAGTCAATAGAATTAATCAAGCCGATCTTTTAACAATAAAGAGCGAAGTCTCCTCACACGAAGTGCAGCTGATTATTCTTGAGAATCAGCGGGAATCGGAAGTTTATAAGCTAAACAAACTTCTTGGCAGAGAATTATCATCAAAAGATCTTTTTGCGGTTCACAAAATATCGATTCCCAAATTCGAATACTCGGAAGCAGAGCTTTTAAAAATTTTATCTCAACAAAATCCATCCCTTAATAAAATGCAGAGCATGATTGAAATGAACGAATCCGAAGTCAGAGCAAACAATAAGGAATTAATTCCCGACTTGATGCTTTCCGGGATGATAATGCGAATGCCGAGAGGGATGCTGCTTACTTCAAAGACTCCGCCCGCAATGATTAACGGTTATGGTAATATAGAAATCATGTACGGAGTAATGGCATCGATAAATCTTCCTTTTGCACCGTGGTCAGCGAGAAAATACACTGCCAAGGAAGAAGAATTATTAGCGGGCATAAAAGGAATCGAACACGAAAAATCAGACATGGAAAGAGAGATGATCTCGAATCTAAAAAGCGCACTTGTGAAATTAAAAACCTCGGATGAATTGATTAATCTTTACTCGAAAAATGTAGTCCCATCCTATGAACTTGCAGTCGAAGCTCAAACTTCTGCATATCAGAACAATCAAACAACAATCAACTCAGTCATTGATTCTTACAGAATGCTTCTAATGCAGGAGATGAACTACTTTATGGCACAAGCCGATTACCAAATGGCTATTGCCGAAATTGAGATGATGGTTGGTAAAGAATTGAGAATTGAGGATTGA
- a CDS encoding efflux RND transporter permease subunit, whose protein sequence is MNMSSSGFQPVSMNVGMNMAGMSSSDRMNRQNNFQSTNSNNFSLLESSSSGVIYLPLSTLTEINVLTGPPMISSENGLLRSIVFMNTRGRDMGSVMEDAKEVISENLNLPVGYSYTWSGQYESKLRAQRTISIIMPVVFLIIFILLYFTLKDYKEAFVVMLSVPFALIGGMYMIYILGYNFSVAVWVGFIALYGIAVETGVVMVVYLHEALDRRLRDFKKGIRDEITNEDIHAATVEGSVLRLRPKLMTVASSMIGLVPVMWAAGTGSDVMKPLTAPMIGGLLTSAIHVLVVTPVLFTIMKERALKKGKLEISKMADWMKEG, encoded by the coding sequence ATGAATATGAGCAGTTCCGGCTTTCAGCCCGTATCAATGAATGTTGGGATGAACATGGCAGGAATGAGTTCATCAGACAGAATGAATCGGCAGAATAATTTCCAATCTACGAATTCAAATAATTTTTCTCTTCTCGAATCAAGCAGCAGCGGAGTGATCTATCTTCCGCTCTCAACGCTTACCGAAATAAACGTATTAACGGGACCTCCGATGATAAGCAGCGAAAATGGATTGCTCCGTTCGATAGTGTTTATGAATACACGCGGCAGAGATATGGGAAGCGTCATGGAAGATGCAAAAGAAGTGATATCTGAAAATTTAAATCTGCCGGTAGGTTACTCCTACACTTGGAGCGGACAATATGAAAGCAAGCTCCGGGCGCAGCGGACAATTTCCATAATCATGCCTGTTGTTTTTCTAATAATCTTTATTCTTCTCTACTTCACTTTAAAAGATTATAAAGAAGCTTTCGTTGTTATGCTTTCGGTTCCGTTCGCCTTAATCGGAGGGATGTATATGATCTATATTCTTGGATATAACTTTTCGGTTGCCGTATGGGTGGGATTCATCGCACTTTATGGAATTGCAGTTGAGACCGGAGTCGTAATGGTTGTATATCTGCACGAGGCACTCGATAGAAGATTGCGCGATTTCAAGAAAGGAATTCGTGATGAAATTACCAACGAAGATATCCACGCTGCAACGGTCGAGGGTTCAGTCTTAAGACTGCGGCCTAAACTTATGACGGTTGCATCAAGTATGATCGGACTCGTTCCGGTGATGTGGGCAGCGGGCACAGGCTCGGATGTGATGAAACCATTGACCGCGCCGATGATCGGCGGATTGCTCACTTCCGCAATTCATGTACTAGTAGTGACGCCGGTGCTTTTCACAATAATGAAAGAGCGAGCACTGAAAAAAGGTAAGCTTGAAATTTCGAAAATGGCAGATTGGATGAAGGAGGGATAG
- a CDS encoding DNA-3-methyladenine glycosylase 2 family protein: MFEIERTIIKLKDHKSQLEKAVRHLSKNDSKLRDIISQAGECRIKPHKKYFELLVASIVGQQLSRYAARAIFNRFKNYFAPEKFPLSSDIIITPSEDLRKLGLSYAKIRCLKDLCEKITSKVIHLNKFSKMPDEEIINELIKVKGIGVWTAQMFLMFSLGRLNVLPVGDLGIRKGIKNLYSLRNLPDEKKIRKISKENNWHPYNSVASWYVWRSLELNKKLKIKK; the protein is encoded by the coding sequence ATTTTTGAGATAGAAAGAACCATTATCAAACTTAAAGACCATAAGTCGCAATTAGAAAAAGCCGTTCGACACTTATCAAAAAACGATTCGAAACTTCGTGATATCATTTCACAAGCAGGTGAATGCAGGATCAAACCGCATAAAAAATATTTTGAACTGCTTGTGGCATCGATTGTTGGACAGCAGCTTTCGAGGTATGCGGCGCGTGCAATATTCAATCGATTTAAAAATTATTTTGCTCCAGAAAAATTTCCGTTGAGTTCAGATATTATCATAACCCCTTCAGAAGATTTAAGAAAACTGGGATTATCTTATGCAAAAATTCGATGCTTAAAAGATCTTTGTGAAAAGATTACATCAAAAGTTATTCACCTGAATAAATTCTCTAAAATGCCGGACGAGGAAATAATTAATGAATTAATAAAAGTAAAGGGAATTGGCGTTTGGACTGCCCAAATGTTTTTAATGTTCTCTCTTGGAAGATTAAATGTTTTACCAGTCGGCGATCTCGGAATAAGAAAAGGGATTAAAAACTTATACTCGCTGCGCAATCTTCCCGATGAAAAGAAAATCCGAAAAATCTCAAAAGAAAATAACTGGCATCCGTATAATTCTGTAGCAAGCTGGTATGTTTGGAGAAGCCTGGAATTAAATAAAAAATTAAAAATCAAAAAGTAA